Part of the Spinacia oleracea cultivar Varoflay chromosome 5, BTI_SOV_V1, whole genome shotgun sequence genome, AATATCatcaacatcaatttcaacaGGGTTAAACTCATCAATATGAAAATCATTTCCATCAGCATTATCTAAATCAATATGTTCTGTATTTATAGTTTCATTCACACTAATTGAATCAGCAGTATCATTAGTTTCAGTATTAGCTACCTCATCAAATTGCTGCAAAATAGGGATTGAAATCGTACCCACCTCCATATTAGGCCGAGCAATACCTTGTTTCAACTGTTTTGCTGAGCCATGAATCACTTCCATGAACTCATTGAAAGAATGTCGCAGTTCTAAACGAGCTTGAAGATGTTGCAACCCAGATTTTGGCGTAAAAACTTCATTTTCGACCCCAAAATCAAGGGCTTCAACTCCCAAAACTTCCTCAATGCTGCGTGTTTTCAAAGCTTGGGAATTAGATGATGGTCCTCGTGGTTTACCTTTGCCATTTCCATGCTTGTTGCTGTGAGATTTCGAGCCAGATCTTCTAGCCATGGCCGCGGTGCACGTTAAGCTAACATGCAACGAGAGAAAACTTGGGGAGAAAGTCTCTCAGCTTTAATTGTATTTAGTTTTCCTTTTGCATGTGTGATATTTATTTAACTTATGTGATGTTACCTTAAGCATTTCATTTCACATTAACTTTGTTAAAATCGGGTTGTATATTGGTGATTTCTTACGAAATTACTCGTTCACAAACGAGACCTTTACATAAGGGTAGTACCCCTAGGCATCCCTAAAGAGAGTACCCCTTTATCCCCTTACAAGATAAGGTCATATGATGATGTTGTTTGTTCGCTTATACGTCAACAATTTCATAAAGCGTAAAACTATGTAGGAGTGTAGGACTACATATAAGACGAGGGACTTTTCAAAAATGTCATATTCCACGCATCGTTGAAATGATAAAATCTACATCCCTTAAATCCTAATTAGTAGTGTGTGTTACTAATTATAGACAAAACTTGAGATCCCTTAGTAAAGTGATATACTCCGTTAGTAAACTTTAGATGGAGTATGTTGGTGGACCTTGGACGGCCCCTTTATCTTAtgatatacttcctctgtcccttaatactcgatctgttttgaccggacatgcttgccaatgtataactttgaccaccaatttctttaattacatattttaaaaacttataaaatattaatattttgaaaatatatattaagatgaatccgacattatattatatactaacatttgttttcatatagtagaaataaaatagggtcaaagttaattatgtgaatagtgcaaaaagtcaaaacaggttgagtattaagggacggagggagtactacctcttttttaaaatgatttttgcacttttctttgTAATATGTTTAGCTTacttccgtttcaaaatgatttcTGCACTTTCCTTTGTAATATGTTTCTTAATATTCTTTATACTATTTTTGGATATGAAAATGTATCATCTTAACCTACAAAATGTATATCTTTCCATTCACTTTTTcactttattaattttttcttacATCCACCACTTCTTTACACTATTTATCTTACGttatctatattttattatactcactcacatttttacacattttatcacatttatcttgatatttgtgtaaataataacaaaaaaatcattACGAACCGAGCTAGTAAGTTATTAACAAAGTCGGGATCACCTAGTGAGGTGATATATCGGCTTTGCGCGCTTGTCTATAAAATTATATAAAGAATACATGTGATGTAATTAGAGTAACACATTACACAAAATTTGTGACCTCCAACGACAGTAAAAGAGCATATCAAGAAAAGGCAAATATcctagatgatgatgatgatgatgatgatgatgatgtttaAATTGGGTGATAATAGATGCAAAACGCAAAGTTTAGAGGATGAAATAGGCATCATTATTGCGGGCAGACAGTCCGAGTGGGAAGAGACTGAGGAGAGATAAAATTGAGTTGTACGGGTCAAAAAGACAGGATCCTAAGCACTGTACACGCGTCATCACCTCACTTACTCACTGTTTCCATTTCATCGTTTCATTTTATGCCACGTAGTCACCTCTGATTCGCTCTTACCCTTTCCTATGTTTTGCTCCCTCCTCCTACACTGCTACAGTTTCTTCACCAGAACGATAATGAAAACACCTCCTGaagaaattaaaatttaatttttttattatactCCGTAAAAAAAAAGTGGGTCCCATAGAGTGTCCTTTTATCACTCTCCTCCTCTGCTTAAGTCCCAGTCCCACCACCATAAGGGTCCATAACCCTTGTTGCGAAGGACACGATCCGCTAGTCTCGCTTCTTAATTcccctattttctctctcttaaaaataaaacaaattccaTGGATATGGAAGACCAATATGGTATATCAGATCTACGCCACTTCATTAGCCGAGCTACAGTAGGGTCGGTAACTCAATTCCCTCCTTTTCCAGCACAACAGCCGTCACTCCCGTCTTCATCGGATTTTTTCTCAGCCCATCACCATCCTATTATTAATACTGCTGCTGTTGCTACTCCTCAACAGCAGCAGTATGAGATGGTTGTGATGGGTCGAAACATGTCGGACATGCTGCACcaccataataataatactactactactacgaATAATGGTGGCTTTCATCATTATCACAAAGAGCATAATCAACATCATTCCCACTTTAATTCGGACTCCACTACTACCACTGCTACTGCTAATATTTCCGGTGGATTCGATGGCGGCGATGCTGGGGCTGCTAGGTGGCCAAGACAAGAGACGCTTACACTTCTTGAGATCAGATCTAGGCTTGACCATAAGTTCAAAGAAGCTAATCAGAAAGGACCTCTTTGGGATGAAGTTGCTAGGTATAGTAATTAAccctctctcttttttttaattaaaaacaatttttttatatGAGAATTAAAATAGACTTTTTACCTAATTATGTAAGGCAGCTGGCTTTTACTTCTCAAAACAAGTCCACTCATTTTTAAGCTTAAATTCTTGCTAAATTTTTTGAATCAGTTTTCAGTgattatttactatttttagtacaACTGATTTTCTCTGAAAATGACAACTAATTTATCATAAAGAATTTTGGAAACTAATTTAATAACAGTAATGAGTAGAATTCAGTCAGTAATGATCTAGGATGTTAAGTCCATTTCatccttttctttttgtatATTTAATTGtcattttttttctctctaaaATCAAAGCTAGGGTTTCACAAATTCCCCAAATTGTACTTACataaaaatcattattttaatttttgataGTACACAAAAATCATTGTTTAGTTATTTGTTTTAGGTCCATTATGCTTAACCACCAAAACATTCCCATCAAATTAAAAGCAATAAGAGTTATTTGTTTATCAAATACGAGTAGTTGAATGATTTgttcaaattttaattaagttgtacTTGTATATATCATTATTAATCATTTTACACTATTAGCGTTACAACAAATTAAATCTATACCATTACCAATTTACCATCCTTGTTATGGTgttatgaattatattatgatgTGGGTAATATATTAATAGGATAATGTCTGAAGAGCATGGATACCAAAGAAGTGGGAAAAAGTGCAGGGAGAAATTCGAGAATTTGTACAAGTACTACAAGAAGACTAAGGAAGGGAAAGCAGGAAGACAAGATGGAAAAAACTACAGATTTTTCAGGCAACTTGAGGCACTCTATGGTGATAACAATTCTCACCATAATAATCATCCTATGACTTCCACCTCGGAAGGCCACCATATTGCTGCAAATGTCCCTCACTATAACACCAACCCGGCGAACATCATCCCATCCAATCCAATACTCGGTCACCCAACGAGTACTGTTAGCCTCTCGAACTCATCGGACTATGAAACCTCGTCATCAGACAACGATGTTGAGGGCTCGATAGAGAGTGGAGActcgaagaaaaagaaaagagggaAGCGGAGTTGGAAGGCAAAGGTGAAGGAGTTCATTGATTATCAAATGAAGAAGATAATGGAGAAGCAAGAAGCTTGGCTGGAGAAGATGATGAAGACATTGGATAATAGAGAGAGGGAAAGGATGGAAAGAGAGGAAGAGTGGAGGAAGCAAGAAGCTCAAAGGATGGAAAGAGAGCATAAGTTTTGGGCTAGTGAACGAGCTTGGATTGAGGCTCGTGATTTAGCTCTGATGACTGCTTTAGAGAAGTTAACTAACACTAGGGGGGAGAATGATATTGCTGATCATAGTCATTGTCGACTAGGGATCCATGCTATTGATCAATGGCTCGAGACCGAGGTCACACGACTAATCCAACTCCGAACGAGCATGGAGTCTAGATTCCAACAATGTGGCTTCTCAGAGGAAGTTGTATGGGAAGATATTGCTGCAAAGATGGCTTATTTGGGGTATGATAGGAGTGCAATTGTGTGTAAACAGAAATGGGATAGTCTTAACAAGTACTTCCAAGGGAAGGATGATGGTAGCAAGAAAAGGAAGGAGAATTATGGAGAGGTTAGTAACAATAATACTAATACTAATAATACTAGTAAATCATAATCATCAAGGTGGATTACAAATGAATCATATGGGAGGGTTAATTAGTAATAATTGTGAGATTAATGAACCAAGGCTTCAACTAAACGAGGAATTGTCGCCTTCTTCTTACAACTCCAATGTTAATGTTGGTAGTAGTACTACTGTTGGTgtaaggggaagattgatgaatgataGCTGCTTAAGGTTTTTTCTTGGCGACGGCGAGGGCTGCCTTGGTAGGGAGAGTACTAATTGTGGGATGAAGCTGGAAATCACTCTTCttaattattttacttctttttctTAATTTGAGTGATTAGCTAGGTAGAGTTTTGTGATGATGACtagttttctttttttctttttcttttttttttcattaatttatgaAGTTGCTAATTTGATTTGTAGGTGGAAGGTTGAGAGTGCTATAGCTAGCTAGAGAAGCTATTGGAAGGACAACATTGATCATCAATCGGTCTGGGTATGCAAGTAATTAGTCTaactttttaataataataGCTTTTAATTAATCTCTTAATGTAAATTACTTGATTGTTGTTTGATTATAATGTCCTTATTAATGATTATTGAGAAGTCATCATTTTTAGTAGGAAATTATTGGGTTTTTTTTAGACTTTCTGGTTGATATTATGCATGTATCTTATCTCCATCATTAATCCAGTAACATAGTTATGATTCAGGGATATAATCTCAATGATTAAGGTGGAGAATTCATGATCATGGTAGTTGTTATTTTACTATGTTTCACTTTATCTTTCAATTTACTATTCACGTACTCAAATTTTAAATACTTTGCCATCATTTGGCAATTCATATTACAAAAaatattacttcctccgttcttttttagatgacacaattatttaggcacgtttgccaatgtacgatttcaaacattaatatctctaattgtgtatcggaaaaattataaaaagttgatatttaaatattatttactgatacgaatctaataagaccccacacgactatattttttttaatgtataaaccacaaaaggaagccaaaggtgtttgtgtgaatagtgtgtAAAACCTCATTGTGTCATGcaaataagaacagaggaagtatcaTATTAGCTAGATTCATTTAACGAGTactttcattattttatataattaatgcaaaattaaaaaatactactccctccgtctctttttgttttttacgtttggtatttttcacgcgttttaacgattaattaatttgcatcgagattccctcaatttttttatttaaacaagataaattacgtttatttataatgttttcacttttatcaaaattttgatattgggaaatgagaaaattttaatgttccaatgaaaaagtgtgaaatATTAAATGacataatgaatttaattggttaaaataataattggacacaaattttgatagaatcctaagtcatttatgtgataatataaaaggaaatgtaaataacattttgaaacacccaaaaaggaaaacgtaaagaacaaaaagagacggagggagtaatagacAAAGATGGTCTTATAAAATCGCGCAAATAAAAGTAGGATGATAGAGTAATATTTTAGTTTATCTTATTATTTCTGTTTAAATGTAAGGAGTGTTGCTTATGGAAATTGTGACCTGCATTTTTATGGTTACTTCATCTGGACAACTATTGAATGTTTAGTAGACAAGCAAAACAGTTCTGCATTCTCCAACACATGATGTTGACAAGTGATAAGAAAACAAATGTGACTGTTTTGTtttataggaaaatattattttattccaatgttgaaaattttggagcatGCATGCTATCTAGTTTGATGAGCTACTTATATTACTAAAAATAACAATAGTTCTAATTTAGAGATCTAAAACCATTATTGAAACTGGCAATACAGAATTCTTATAcctcaaacaaaacaaaaaaaaattaggaacATATGGAGATATTCACTTTTCGCAAATTATACTAATAAGTATTTCTTTTAACATATATTCATATATGTATAGTAAAATGTAATGATTAATTATATAATATCGAcctttcattatttttatttaccgAAAATGTATGCGTAGAGAAAATTAATGGCAatgatttaaaataaaattccttGGTAGGGCTAAAGTTCTCTCTATTAGTGCTCCTAATAGATGATTGGATTGATTGAGGTGAAAAGACATAATACATCATTAGTAAAGTTCTTAACAATGGCTTTAACTTGAGCATTTTCAAAATATAGAGAAGTTAATGATATTAACCCAATTATGAAATCTTTCACATTTGATGGTGAAGTAAAAACTTaaattgcctcaaaatatacgaatgtatatttttattaaatgacatatatcacaaaaaaaaaaaaaaaaatggtacgTAAGAGTATCAATTTTTATCATATAAAATGTGTAGAACTTGTTACTCCGTTTATCATATGcattaaactaaaaaaatattatGTATTTCATTATTTAAGACTGAAAAATTGGGTATGAGGGCATTCCTTCAACTTGAGATCAAGGTGCAGGAACACCTTACGCtacaaaatatggtttatgcaTCCGGGTGCACAATGTTCACTCTACACCctgtttttaaatgaacatattgttcaaatacaaagaataTTATTCATACACAATGAACATATAGCTAataaacatatagttcaaatacatagaacatatagtttaaatatttcactagtacatgtacattgaaatcattatccatgttcattagatttcaataaatgttcaacaggGTGCACGATGAGCACTGtacacccgggtgtataatccaaattgcgccTTACTCTATGTGTTAGACTAACAGTACAATAGCAATGTGTTTCGATATATAGCAATTTAGGGCAATTGATGACgagaaagaaagagaagaaaaggaagGAGGCCAGGAAGGGGAGGGGGAATCGAAGTAATTAAGCTTGTGTTTTTTGGAGGGTCTTAATTAGTTtatcaaagaaaaaaacaaattcGATCCCTTCATTTTCCTGTCACTTTTTTCTACGTAGTACCAATTATATTCTACTAAAGGAAAATTTGTTCATCAACTACTTTCACTCACCTTAAATTCATTCCTTTTCATTTCAAATGGACTCATCAAAaccaaatttaaaataatttatcgTTTTCGACATATGATTTATGCCTTTACTCCATTTACGTGATTTTATTGTTTTCGACATTTAATTTATGCATTTACTTGAATTACTGCATgcgtcccggaatactcacaCTGTTATGACTCTTTGTACTATTCACGTAatttactttgaccctattttatttataatatatgaaaacaaatgttattatataatatatttttggcttcatcttaatatatattttcaaaatattaagtttttataatatgtggtTAAAGATGTTGgtggtcaaagtagtgcattaGCGAACGTGTCTAGTCAAAATGGTACGAGTATTCCGGGATAGATGGAATACGTGATTCAAGGATAActaaaatgataaaggtcgcaacctgcgacctttaagccgtgtcacaatgatgacatggcatgcttatgtgtcatggtttaaattggaaattaaagcatttaacttatataacctattatacatgttttataaaaaggtaggaaaatcttaatattctaatttgtttccttctttatgccgaataccttatttatatattttcatagtaaaaatattagatTGATAgcaaaaatattctgatgatgcatagcctacgtggcgcgtatatgtaccaattaaactccgacacgtaagattgcgacaactaaatgttgtcgcaacttgcgacctttatcatcaccccaaGGATAATACTAACAAAAACGACCAAGTAATAGAAGGATATCTCATTCTCATATTCTCGTAGTAGGCATGTGTAACAAATCACCTGCGCCCAATCAACTAGACCCGAAAATGAATAGCGTTGAAGCGTGTGACTTATACTCGGTCGTAAGGGAAAGTGTCAGGGTTAGAGCTGAAACTAAGTTGAGTTGAATCGGAATTAGGTCGATCCATTTCCACCCTGCGACATGTTTACTTGAACGGATCCTCAACCcaacccaatgtgattataaatGAGTTGACCTAAAGGTTAACCTGTTtaagaatttttatttttcctttaaaGGTAAATCAGCTTGACTTTAAAACTACATAGGTACATTTTTAAGGCAAATCTCGTAGAaaaaactactccgtaataCAAAGTACTACAATATGTACTTGGTAGAAATCAAAaccttaaataattatttaatgttAAGTTGAAGGGAAAAACATGAGAAGTAAAATATTTCAAATAACGTTCTATAGATTTATACTACGTCAT contains:
- the LOC110786978 gene encoding LOW QUALITY PROTEIN: trihelix transcription factor PTL-like (The sequence of the model RefSeq protein was modified relative to this genomic sequence to represent the inferred CDS: deleted 1 base in 1 codon), coding for MDMEDQYGISDLRHFISRATVGSVTQFPPFPAQQPSLPSSSDFFSAHHHPIINTAAVATPQQQQYEMVVMGRNMSDMLHHHNNNTTTTTNNGGFHHYHKEHNQHHSHFNSDSTTTTATANISGGFDGGDAGAARWPRQETLTLLEIRSRLDHKFKEANQKGPLWDEVARIMSEEHGYQRSGKKCREKFENLYKYYKKTKEGKAGRQDGKNYRFFRQLEALYGDNNSHHNNHPMTSTSEGHHIAANVPHYNTNPANIIPSNPILGHPTSTVSLSNSSDYETSSSDNDVEGSIESGDSKKKKRGKRSWKAKVKEFIDYQMKKIMEKQEAWLEKMMKTLDNRERERMEREEEWRKQEAQRMEREHKFWASERAWIEARDLALMTALEKLTNTRGENDIADHSHCRLGIHAIDQWLETEVTRLIQLRTSMESRFQQCGFSEEVVWEDIAAKMAYLGYDRSAIVCKQKWDSLNKYFQGKDDGSKKRKENYGEVSNNNTNTNNTSNHNHQGGLQMNHMGGLISNNCEINEPRLQLNEELSPSSYNSNVNVGSSTTVGVRGRLMNDSCLRFFLGDGEGCLGRESTNCGMKLEITLLNYFTSFS